A genomic window from Candidatus Obscuribacter sp. includes:
- a CDS encoding response regulator codes for MSFRLLLIEDSPTQLLTISKTLQTEGYQVIEARNGAEGLARAYHESPDLIISDVVMTGINGYQLCRLVKNDPDLSTIPVILLTKLDGSVDRFWGYQSGAERYIPKEPGFRSLIQSIAEILEDPSTKPRLRVLSEPTKTLTAEDINNRLNQLLERLLFEATIADEVRKIAEDELNIDTVTTKLFELLSSILDYQAVGLVINCGQHSVLKVDQSPSLEANALKAYVAKLAMQLGMPPLKDELPRSHYLPDNSLTQPIDIRGQRLGLLVVVPYPQQILKPGDQKVVRLIGEQLSPVLRLLDMHLSRLKV; via the coding sequence ATGTCTTTTAGACTGCTTCTTATTGAGGACAGTCCAACGCAGCTACTTACCATTTCAAAAACCTTGCAAACCGAAGGTTATCAGGTTATCGAAGCGCGCAATGGAGCAGAAGGTCTGGCCAGGGCTTACCACGAATCTCCTGATTTGATTATCTCCGACGTGGTGATGACCGGTATCAATGGCTATCAACTCTGCCGCCTGGTCAAAAACGATCCAGATTTATCCACTATTCCAGTCATCCTCTTAACCAAATTGGACGGCTCTGTCGACCGCTTCTGGGGCTATCAGTCCGGTGCTGAACGGTACATACCTAAAGAGCCTGGATTTCGCAGTCTGATACAGTCTATTGCCGAGATCCTAGAAGACCCCTCAACAAAACCGCGTCTGAGAGTTTTAAGCGAGCCTACCAAGACTCTCACAGCCGAAGACATCAATAATCGGCTCAATCAGCTCCTTGAGCGTCTCCTCTTTGAAGCTACAATCGCCGATGAAGTGCGCAAAATCGCCGAAGACGAACTCAATATCGACACAGTGACAACCAAATTGTTCGAGCTACTCTCATCCATTTTGGATTATCAGGCTGTTGGTTTGGTGATCAATTGCGGTCAACATTCAGTCTTAAAAGTGGATCAGTCACCGTCTCTAGAGGCTAATGCGCTCAAGGCCTATGTGGCCAAATTAGCAATGCAGCTAGGTATGCCTCCATTAAAAGACGAACTACCACGCAGTCATTACTTGCCAGATAATTCACTGACTCAACCAATTGATATTCGCGGTCAAAGACTTGGGCTACTGGTAGTCGTGCCCTATCCACAACAAATACTCAAACCAGGCGATCAAAAGGTAGTCCGCTTGATAGGCGAACAACTATCACCCGTGCTACGACTGCTCGACATGCACCTCAGCCGACTAAAAGTCTAG
- the rsmG gene encoding 16S rRNA (guanine(527)-N(7))-methyltransferase RsmG, with protein MKTTTQPSEQAEALQNRIVELSQSLSFDIGLEESLRIAQFVILLHEYNQKVNLVGTKEIEQIVEKHVLDALSVAQEVQRLGARRYVDIGCGGGLPGLIVALALKDLKVTLVDSIGKKCKFLDEAVAAFNLEKRVEVINGRAEEMGQLKQYREKFDVGTARAVGTLMLTMELVVPLLKVQGYFIAQKTHSRIKEEIEESKIIALALKLMSRQSKTFEIDGLKDNLLVTWQKTGITARTFPRSWKEIQADNKGL; from the coding sequence ATGAAAACCACAACTCAGCCCAGCGAACAAGCCGAAGCACTTCAAAACAGAATTGTTGAACTATCTCAAAGTCTGTCCTTTGACATCGGCTTGGAAGAGAGTCTCAGAATAGCTCAATTTGTGATCCTCTTGCATGAATACAACCAAAAGGTAAATCTTGTAGGAACCAAGGAAATCGAGCAAATCGTCGAAAAACATGTACTTGACGCCCTGTCAGTAGCCCAAGAAGTGCAAAGACTGGGCGCTAGACGCTATGTCGACATCGGTTGCGGTGGCGGGTTGCCGGGTCTCATAGTAGCACTGGCCCTTAAAGACCTCAAAGTGACACTGGTAGACAGTATCGGCAAAAAATGCAAGTTTTTGGATGAGGCAGTGGCAGCATTTAATCTCGAAAAGCGAGTAGAGGTGATTAATGGCCGCGCTGAGGAAATGGGTCAATTGAAGCAATACAGAGAAAAATTTGACGTCGGTACAGCACGGGCGGTGGGCACCTTGATGCTTACCATGGAGCTGGTTGTGCCCTTATTAAAAGTGCAGGGCTATTTCATCGCCCAGAAGACCCACTCACGCATCAAAGAAGAAATCGAAGAGAGCAAAATAATCGCCCTGGCTCTCAAACTCATGTCAAGACAAAGCAAAACTTTTGAGATAGACGGACTCAAAGACAATCTGCTCGTCACCTGGCAAAAAACAGGCATCACAGCAAGAACCTTTCCACGCTCCTGGAAAGAAATTCAGGCTGATAATAAAGGGCTATAA
- a CDS encoding 4-alpha-glucanotransferase encodes MSAKPKPFKKQNIDVQKKLAGLLLPVFALRRPGDIGVGDTQCVIDAIEFLAKHGMTVLQLLPINETGADNSPYNALSSIALDPIYLTLTPDLVPGLSQSIVDERIDSQLLHELAKGPVRYPQVKSIKLAILQDAYDTLIGGANKGATRGRAKTSMAREIAAFAAFKTANKWLETYSLFRALVQENNDSAVWTQWPIEHQNLASATKLATESEHLTRQMDFFKYVQWVAFSQWAQVRAHADKHGVELMGDIPFGISRYSADVFGNRDLFDLERSGGAPPETFFQSDKFTAVWGQNWGIPLYRWQNHEKTNYQFWRERVQETAKIFHYFRIDHVLGFFRVYAFPWIPERNGEFVNLSPEQAKKLTGGKLPGFEPRPDTPQDNAALNCEDGTRLLSMILDAAGDTKVVAEDLGMVPSYVRPRLTEMGIPGFVIPIFERVSDFDRSFRGRQTYEPLSLVTLGTHDHEPIASFYEGLSKWWHGPDGDNGWQEVRRLMQFLELDADNPPVHFDDRLHRRLIEVLLDTPSWLAVLMVSDLFGTTQRFNEPGIAGDSNWSQRLDRPLVEYTQDDHYGPLLSWLTAELKSAGRSHGDLVGASHASV; translated from the coding sequence ATGTCGGCTAAACCAAAGCCCTTTAAAAAACAAAACATTGATGTCCAAAAAAAGCTGGCAGGACTGCTCTTGCCAGTCTTTGCTCTGCGCCGGCCCGGAGATATCGGAGTTGGTGATACGCAGTGTGTGATCGATGCCATCGAGTTTTTGGCTAAGCACGGCATGACTGTTTTGCAGCTATTACCCATTAACGAGACTGGTGCTGATAATTCACCTTATAATGCTTTGAGCTCTATTGCTCTTGACCCTATCTATCTCACTCTGACACCGGATCTGGTGCCTGGTTTGAGTCAGTCAATAGTTGATGAGCGTATTGATAGCCAGCTCTTGCACGAATTGGCTAAAGGTCCAGTGCGTTATCCTCAGGTCAAGTCAATCAAACTGGCAATCTTACAAGATGCATATGACACTCTCATTGGTGGCGCCAACAAAGGTGCGACTAGAGGTAGAGCAAAGACCAGCATGGCTCGTGAAATTGCTGCTTTTGCTGCTTTTAAGACGGCAAACAAGTGGCTGGAGACATACAGTCTTTTCCGAGCACTTGTGCAAGAAAACAATGACTCTGCCGTCTGGACACAATGGCCTATCGAGCATCAAAATCTTGCCAGTGCCACCAAGTTGGCAACAGAGTCTGAGCACCTGACCAGACAAATGGACTTTTTTAAATATGTTCAGTGGGTAGCGTTTAGTCAATGGGCGCAGGTTAGAGCGCATGCAGACAAACACGGTGTGGAGCTTATGGGTGATATCCCATTTGGTATCAGCCGTTATAGTGCCGATGTTTTTGGCAATCGGGATTTGTTTGACCTGGAGCGTTCTGGTGGTGCACCACCGGAGACGTTTTTTCAGTCAGACAAATTTACCGCTGTCTGGGGGCAAAACTGGGGTATACCGCTTTACCGCTGGCAGAATCACGAAAAAACCAATTACCAATTCTGGCGCGAAAGAGTACAAGAAACTGCCAAAATCTTTCATTATTTCCGCATCGACCATGTGCTTGGATTTTTTAGAGTCTACGCTTTTCCGTGGATTCCAGAGCGTAATGGCGAGTTTGTCAATCTCAGTCCTGAGCAAGCCAAAAAGCTTACCGGCGGTAAGTTGCCAGGTTTTGAGCCGCGTCCCGACACACCGCAAGACAATGCTGCTCTCAATTGCGAAGATGGCACCAGATTATTGTCGATGATATTAGACGCCGCCGGTGATACCAAAGTAGTGGCAGAAGACCTGGGCATGGTGCCCTCGTATGTCCGTCCCCGCCTTACTGAGATGGGCATTCCGGGCTTTGTTATTCCAATATTTGAGCGGGTCAGTGATTTTGATCGTTCTTTTAGGGGCAGACAGACCTACGAGCCGCTCAGTCTGGTTACCCTTGGCACCCACGATCATGAGCCGATTGCTAGCTTTTACGAAGGCTTGTCTAAATGGTGGCATGGACCTGATGGCGATAATGGTTGGCAGGAAGTAAGGCGTCTGATGCAGTTTTTAGAACTTGATGCAGACAATCCACCAGTTCACTTTGATGACCGTCTGCACCGCCGCCTGATTGAGGTTTTGCTTGACACTCCTTCCTGGCTTGCGGTCTTGATGGTGAGCGATCTCTTTGGCACCACCCAGAGATTTAATGAGCCTGGTATCGCCGGCGATAGTAATTGGAGCCAGAGATTGGATAGACCGCTTGTTGAGTATACTCAAGATGATCATTACGGACCGCTCCTCTCCTGGCTCACCGCTGAGCTCAAGAGTGCTGGGCGTAGCCACGGGGATCTTGTGGGCGCTAGCCATGCAAGCGTATAA